From a single Lentisphaera profundi genomic region:
- the rplJ gene encoding 50S ribosomal protein L10, which yields MRQEKTILVNHIQSILDNSNNFFLISYMGLNVSQLEELKNELKGHEATLQVHKNTLIKKAAEGKPYSDLTNLELTGGTAIVCGSGEPADVAKTIKKFAKENDVVSFKAAFVDGEVLDANTSATVADMLTKDQARAQLLGLLNQVPTSLVRVLNEKAATIVYVLNAIVEKNK from the coding sequence ATGAGACAAGAAAAAACTATTCTAGTGAATCACATCCAATCAATTTTGGATAATTCTAATAATTTCTTTCTTATCTCGTACATGGGACTTAATGTTTCACAACTCGAAGAACTCAAAAATGAGCTCAAAGGGCATGAAGCAACTTTACAAGTTCACAAAAATACGCTCATTAAGAAAGCCGCTGAAGGTAAACCTTACAGTGACCTTACTAACTTAGAACTTACTGGCGGCACAGCTATTGTATGTGGTTCAGGCGAACCAGCTGATGTAGCCAAAACTATCAAGAAATTTGCTAAAGAAAATGATGTTGTATCATTCAAAGCAGCTTTTGTAGATGGTGAAGTACTAGATGCAAACACATCCGCTACAGTCGCGGATATGCTCACTAAAGATCAAGCCCGCGCTCAATTGCTCGGACTACTCAATCAAGTGCCTACAAGCCTTGTTAGAGTTCTTAATGAGAAAGCAGCTACTATTGTATACGTTCTTAACGCAATTGTCGAAAAAAATAAATAA
- the rpoC gene encoding DNA-directed RNA polymerase subunit beta' produces the protein MENDIRRKLFADAGSRGGTNFSQVTINLANPDTITSWSKGEVKNPETINYRTFKPEKGGLFCEKIFGPTKDWECSCGKFKRIKHKGIICDRCGVEVTKARVRRERMGHIDLAVPVTHIWFFKCMPSRLGMVLDMTARNLEKIIYYEDYIVTNPGDTPLLPKQILTDAEYRESKELYGDDFEASMGASAVKELLSQIVPEDLLEQLKGEMAATRSKANHKKIAKRMRLMEGFIANHSRPEWMIIETLPVIPPDLRPLVPLDGGRFATSDLNDLYRRVINRNNRLKNLLHLRTPDVIVRNEKRMLQEAVDSLLDNGRHGRAVTGASNRQLKSLSDMLKGKQGRFRQNLLGKRVDYSGRSVIVVGPELKLHQCGIPKQMAMVLFEPFIIRKLKDNGVAHTVRAAKKMIERGAPEVWDVLESVTKGHPVMLNRAPTLHRLSIQAFDPVLIEGKALRIHPLVCTAYNADFDGDQMAVHVPLSNEAQLECKLLLLSPNNILSPANGKPLCTPTQDMTLGCYYVTYLSKAAEMRATHLRSFDETAKAYYSAPKHTKKEKRIFDEFLADMRTVKCFEKYSDVLWALEKKSIKLQEIIKYKNPNFGQDTAWGEKDLKFIITTAGRCIFDQTWDDRLGFLNKTFTKKTLSDSINDAFDIIGRAKTVEVLDELKKTGFAFATRSGFSVATDDMIIPHEKQGLVDEAEIEVEEVRTQYKKGVITNNERYNKIIDIWTHCNSQVAKKLFQTIELNNGQEEINSVFAMMDSGARGSKDQIRQLAGMRGLMAKPSGEIIERPILSSFREGLTVLEYFISSHGARKGLADTALKTADSGYMTRKLVDVSQDVVISELDCGTAKGIQVAAIRVGDEVKVSLFDRIVGRVSVDDIHDPLAEGDMDTYMVRSGGVIDKHIAKDLEDRGIEDVKIRSVLTCESDRGVCSNCYGILLASDQIACKGDAVGIIAAQSIGEPGTQLTMRTFHVGGTASTAYKQPMIKPKSVGTVTYIDARLIGQEDGSQVVVNKNGKLAIVNADGVYEEEHQLVPGTQVFKKEGDTVKIDEMIAQWDPYNVPIITETKGRVHFLDLVDGVTLKREINAASGEEENVVLEHRDDLHPQLSIVDAEGNMLAHYSMPNGAHIIVEEGFDVVAGEVLAKIPRQSAKTKDITGGLPRVAEIFEARLPKNPATIATIDGYIEFGRVTKGKQQININDPENNLSESVLIPTTKRIIVHNGEFVRKGSTITDGSVVLQDMLEVCGAQELQEYLVNEVQDVYRAQGVEINDKHVEIVVRQMLRKIRIADSGSTAFLAGEQVDKKAFEKENERVLAEGGQPAEGVPVLLGVTKSSLETDSFISAASFQDTTRILTDAATLGKVDTLEGFKENVIMGHLIPAGTGIEEARDIKVVKIGHVEVVPDIDEDDEDEFSLLQSTNEMLSLD, from the coding sequence ATGGAAAACGACATTCGTAGAAAATTGTTCGCTGATGCCGGATCACGTGGCGGAACGAACTTCTCGCAAGTGACAATCAACCTGGCTAATCCCGACACCATTACTTCCTGGAGTAAGGGCGAAGTAAAAAACCCTGAGACAATTAACTACAGAACATTCAAACCTGAAAAGGGTGGTTTGTTCTGTGAGAAAATTTTTGGTCCAACTAAGGACTGGGAATGCTCATGTGGTAAATTCAAACGTATTAAACACAAAGGCATTATCTGTGACCGTTGTGGCGTTGAAGTAACTAAAGCTCGCGTTCGTCGTGAGCGTATGGGTCACATCGATCTCGCTGTGCCTGTTACTCACATTTGGTTCTTCAAATGTATGCCTTCACGTCTCGGTATGGTTCTTGATATGACTGCACGTAACCTCGAAAAAATTATTTATTACGAGGATTACATCGTCACTAACCCTGGTGACACACCACTTCTTCCAAAGCAGATTCTTACTGACGCGGAATACCGTGAAAGTAAAGAACTCTATGGTGATGATTTTGAAGCTTCTATGGGTGCATCTGCAGTCAAAGAACTCCTTTCACAAATCGTACCTGAAGATCTTTTAGAGCAACTCAAAGGTGAAATGGCTGCGACTCGTTCAAAAGCTAATCACAAGAAAATTGCTAAGCGTATGCGTTTAATGGAAGGTTTCATTGCCAATCACTCACGTCCTGAGTGGATGATTATCGAAACACTCCCAGTAATCCCACCAGATTTACGTCCATTAGTACCCCTCGATGGTGGTCGCTTCGCTACATCAGATCTGAATGACCTTTACCGTCGTGTTATTAACCGTAACAACCGTTTGAAGAATCTTCTTCACCTTCGTACTCCGGACGTTATCGTTCGTAACGAAAAACGTATGTTACAAGAAGCGGTTGACTCACTCTTAGATAATGGTCGTCATGGTCGTGCTGTAACAGGTGCATCTAATCGTCAGCTCAAATCTTTATCAGATATGCTTAAAGGTAAGCAAGGTCGTTTCCGTCAGAACTTACTCGGTAAACGTGTTGATTACTCTGGTCGTTCTGTAATTGTTGTTGGCCCTGAGCTTAAACTTCACCAGTGCGGTATTCCTAAGCAGATGGCTATGGTTTTATTCGAACCATTCATTATCCGTAAATTAAAAGATAATGGTGTAGCTCACACTGTACGCGCAGCTAAGAAAATGATTGAACGTGGTGCTCCTGAAGTATGGGACGTACTCGAGTCAGTGACTAAAGGTCACCCAGTCATGCTTAACCGTGCCCCTACTCTTCACAGACTTTCTATCCAGGCTTTTGACCCTGTATTGATTGAAGGTAAAGCACTTCGTATTCACCCACTCGTTTGTACTGCATACAATGCCGACTTCGATGGTGATCAGATGGCTGTACACGTACCGCTTTCAAACGAAGCTCAGTTAGAGTGTAAGCTCTTACTGCTTTCACCTAATAATATTCTTTCACCTGCCAATGGTAAGCCACTTTGTACGCCAACTCAAGATATGACTCTTGGTTGCTACTATGTAACTTATCTCTCTAAAGCTGCTGAAATGCGTGCAACGCATTTAAGATCTTTTGATGAGACGGCTAAAGCTTACTATTCAGCTCCAAAACACACTAAGAAAGAGAAAAGAATTTTTGACGAGTTCCTCGCAGATATGAGAACTGTTAAATGTTTCGAAAAATATAGTGATGTCCTATGGGCGCTTGAAAAAAAGAGCATCAAATTACAAGAGATTATCAAGTACAAGAATCCTAATTTCGGGCAAGACACTGCTTGGGGTGAAAAAGATCTTAAATTCATCATCACTACTGCTGGTCGTTGTATCTTTGATCAAACTTGGGATGATAGACTCGGTTTCCTCAATAAAACTTTCACCAAAAAGACTCTTTCTGACTCTATTAATGATGCTTTCGACATTATCGGTCGTGCTAAAACTGTTGAAGTTCTTGACGAACTCAAGAAAACTGGCTTTGCTTTTGCAACTAGATCAGGATTCTCAGTGGCAACTGATGATATGATTATCCCTCATGAAAAACAAGGTTTAGTTGACGAAGCAGAAATAGAAGTAGAAGAAGTACGTACTCAGTACAAAAAAGGTGTTATTACTAATAACGAACGTTATAACAAGATTATTGATATTTGGACTCACTGTAACTCACAAGTTGCTAAGAAACTTTTCCAAACAATCGAACTCAATAACGGTCAAGAAGAGATTAACTCTGTTTTCGCAATGATGGATTCAGGTGCTCGTGGTTCTAAAGACCAGATCCGTCAACTTGCAGGAATGCGTGGTCTTATGGCCAAACCTTCTGGCGAGATTATTGAACGTCCGATTCTTTCAAGTTTCCGTGAAGGTCTTACAGTACTCGAATACTTCATCTCTTCTCACGGTGCTCGTAAAGGTCTTGCCGATACTGCACTAAAAACTGCTGACTCAGGCTATATGACTCGTAAGCTTGTTGATGTGTCTCAAGATGTTGTTATCTCTGAACTGGATTGTGGTACTGCAAAAGGTATTCAAGTTGCAGCTATTCGCGTTGGTGATGAAGTTAAAGTTTCTCTTTTTGACCGTATCGTTGGCCGTGTTTCAGTTGATGATATTCATGACCCACTCGCTGAAGGCGACATGGACACTTACATGGTTCGCTCAGGTGGAGTTATAGATAAACACATTGCTAAAGATCTAGAAGATCGTGGTATTGAAGATGTGAAAATCCGCTCAGTACTAACTTGTGAATCAGATCGTGGTGTTTGCTCTAACTGCTATGGTATCCTGCTCGCAAGTGACCAAATCGCTTGTAAAGGTGATGCCGTTGGTATTATTGCTGCACAATCAATTGGTGAACCTGGTACACAGCTTACTATGCGTACTTTCCACGTTGGTGGTACAGCTTCAACTGCATACAAGCAACCAATGATTAAACCTAAATCTGTTGGTACAGTAACTTATATTGACGCACGTTTGATTGGCCAAGAAGATGGTAGCCAAGTTGTTGTCAATAAAAATGGTAAACTTGCTATTGTAAACGCTGATGGCGTTTATGAAGAAGAACACCAACTCGTTCCTGGTACTCAAGTCTTCAAGAAAGAAGGCGACACAGTTAAGATCGACGAAATGATTGCTCAGTGGGACCCGTACAATGTACCGATTATCACTGAGACTAAAGGACGTGTACACTTCCTTGACCTCGTTGATGGCGTAACTCTTAAGCGCGAAATTAACGCTGCTTCGGGCGAAGAAGAAAATGTTGTTCTTGAACACAGAGACGATCTTCACCCACAATTATCTATTGTTGACGCGGAAGGCAACATGCTTGCTCACTACTCAATGCCTAACGGCGCCCACATTATCGTTGAAGAAGGTTTTGACGTTGTAGCCGGTGAAGTACTTGCTAAAATCCCACGTCAATCTGCTAAAACGAAAGATATTACTGGTGGTTTACCACGTGTTGCGGAAATCTTTGAAGCTCGTCTTCCTAAGAACCCTGCAACTATCGCAACTATCGATGGTTACATCGAGTTCGGTCGCGTGACTAAAGGTAAGCAACAGATTAACATTAATGACCCAGAAAATAATCTTTCAGAATCTGTATTGATTCCAACTACTAAACGTATCATCGTTCACAATGGTGAATTTGTACGCAAAGGTTCAACTATCACTGATGGTTCCGTTGTACTACAAGATATGCTTGAAGTATGTGGTGCTCAAGAACTTCAGGAATACCTCGTTAACGAAGTTCAAGATGTATACCGTGCTCAAGGTGTTGAGATCAATGACAAACACGTTGAAATTGTCGTTCGTCAAATGCTTAGAAAAATCCGTATTGCCGACTCTGGTAGTACTGCTTTCCTCGCTGGCGAACAGGTTGATAAAAAAGCTTTCGAAAAAGAAAATGAAAGAGTTCTTGCCGAAGGTGGTCAACCTGCTGAAGGTGTACCGGTATTACTCGGTGTTACTAAATCATCTCTCGAAACCGATAGTTTCATCTCTGCAGCATCCTTCCAGGATACAACGCGTATCTTAACTGATGCAGCAACTCTCGGTAAGGTCGATACTCTCGAAGGCTTTAAAGAAAACGTTATCATGGGTCACCTCATTCCAGCTGGTACCGGAATTGAAGAAGCTCGCGACATCAAAGTCGTCAAAATTGGACACGTTGAAGTCGTGCCAGATATTGATGAAGATGACGAAGACGAATTCAGTCTTTTACAGTCAACAAACGAGATGCTCAGCTTAGATTAA
- the rplL gene encoding 50S ribosomal protein L7/L12, whose protein sequence is MSEVVLSEAHEALVKSIEEMSVLELTTLVKALENRLGVSAAAPVAVAAAGAAAPAEAAEEKTEFDVMLAAYPTDKKIAVIKVVRSATGLGLKDAKDLVEAAPSKIKEAAPKEEAEKIKKDLEDAGATVELK, encoded by the coding sequence ATGTCTGAAGTTGTATTATCAGAAGCACACGAAGCACTCGTCAAATCTATCGAAGAAATGTCAGTACTTGAACTCACTACACTCGTAAAAGCTCTAGAAAATCGTCTCGGCGTATCAGCTGCTGCTCCAGTAGCTGTAGCTGCTGCCGGCGCTGCTGCTCCTGCAGAAGCTGCTGAAGAAAAGACAGAGTTTGATGTTATGCTTGCAGCATACCCTACTGACAAGAAAATTGCAGTAATTAAAGTTGTTCGTTCTGCAACTGGTCTTGGTCTTAAAGACGCAAAAGATCTTGTAGAAGCTGCTCCTAGCAAGATCAAAGAAGCTGCTCCGAAAGAAGAAGCTGAAAAAATCAAAAAAGATCTTGAAGACGCTGGTGCAACGGTTGAACTTAAGTAA
- the rpsL gene encoding 30S ribosomal protein S12 has translation MPTINQLVRKGRKRKVTKSTSRALDNCPQRRGVCVQVMTRTPKKPNSALRKVARVRLTNGEEISAYIGGEGHNLQEHSVVLVRGGRVRDLPGVRYHVVRGALDCLGVDGRGRGRSKYGTKKPKKG, from the coding sequence ATGCCTACTATTAACCAACTTGTAAGAAAAGGGCGCAAACGTAAAGTTACTAAAAGTACTTCACGCGCTCTTGACAACTGCCCTCAAAGAAGGGGAGTTTGCGTTCAGGTTATGACCAGAACACCTAAGAAGCCTAACTCTGCATTACGTAAAGTAGCTCGTGTACGCCTCACTAATGGCGAAGAAATTTCAGCATATATCGGCGGCGAAGGCCATAACCTCCAGGAACACAGTGTTGTACTTGTTCGCGGTGGTCGTGTTCGTGACCTTCCTGGTGTACGTTATCACGTTGTTCGTGGCGCTCTTGATTGTCTCGGTGTAGATGGTCGTGGTCGTGGTCGTTCTAAATACGGCACTAAGAAGCCGAAGAAAGGATAA
- the rplA gene encoding 50S ribosomal protein L1 has protein sequence MKRSKLYNARLEKVDVNKAYSFQDAFETLKALPAVKFDESVDVAFQLGIDTRQPEQNVRGALSLPNGTGKNVTVVVIADGNSADEAKAAGADYAGYDEMIAKIKDGWLDFDVLIATPSAMSKVRTLGRVLGPRGLMPNPKTGTVTDDVAGAVKASKGGRVEYRADKGGATHVLVGKLSFDADKLTQNVQAIVEAILKARPSSTKGTYVVNCTVSSTMSPGLKIDLKDLV, from the coding sequence ATGAAGCGTTCAAAACTTTATAATGCAAGACTCGAAAAAGTAGACGTCAACAAGGCTTACAGCTTTCAAGATGCTTTTGAAACTCTCAAAGCTCTACCTGCTGTAAAATTTGATGAATCTGTTGATGTAGCTTTTCAGTTAGGTATTGACACTAGACAACCAGAACAAAACGTTCGTGGAGCTCTTTCGCTTCCTAACGGTACTGGTAAGAATGTCACAGTTGTGGTTATCGCTGATGGTAATAGCGCAGACGAAGCGAAAGCTGCGGGTGCTGACTATGCTGGATACGATGAAATGATTGCAAAAATTAAAGATGGCTGGCTTGATTTTGATGTACTTATTGCGACTCCGTCTGCAATGTCAAAAGTACGTACTTTAGGTCGTGTTTTAGGACCACGTGGTTTAATGCCCAATCCTAAAACTGGCACAGTTACAGATGATGTAGCTGGAGCTGTAAAAGCTTCTAAAGGTGGTCGTGTTGAGTACCGTGCTGATAAAGGCGGCGCTACTCATGTACTCGTAGGAAAACTTTCCTTCGATGCTGACAAGCTCACACAAAATGTACAAGCAATTGTAGAAGCAATTCTCAAAGCTCGTCCATCATCTACTAAAGGCACTTACGTTGTCAACTGTACAGTAAGTAGCACAATGAGCCCTGGTCTGAAAATTGACCTTAAGGACTTGGTGTAA
- the rpoB gene encoding DNA-directed RNA polymerase subunit beta, with translation MAIRQNFGKIEEVIDTPDLISVQLESFREFLQESTNPDNREHRGLQETFKEIFPIKSFDENCILNFVKYEIGIPNVAMYDCLKDGESYQAGLHVTFALEIKDETGKSEVFEERVFMGDIPVMTPRATFIINGAERVIISQLHRTPGICFEAGKSTSNKTLFSFRIIPDRGSWMEVQYDNHDLIYIFMDRRRRRRKFLISTFLRAVYSDNNYDLLDCVYGVQNVSVASLAKDESTLAQKILVDDIADENGALIAKTLEPLSSSILDLVKDAGVKKLDIVDTTELGTTFITNLEKDPTTNREDALKYIYKKMRPGDPANIDNAQGLLNRLFFDQKSYDLGKVGRYKIQQRLRNAFDGAQFQSKELPLPSDERTLTPSDMVAATITLMKIKNTHGRVDDIDHLGSRRVRTVGELVQNQFRSGLSRTERLIRERMTLYDKNSTTIMPSKLINPKALQSVVRDFFGRSQLSQFMDQTNPLSELTAKRRLSALGPGGLSRERAGFEVRDVHASHYGRICPIETPEGPNIGLISSLACYAKINPYGFIETPYRKVIDGKVTEEIEYVTGDIEEDFVIAQANTKLNDDNTLAEDYVLSRTEGDSLEAEKDRITHMDVSPKQLISPATGCIPFIEHDDANRALMGSNMQRQAVPLLIPDSPLVGTGMEALIAKGSRAVLTARADGIVASSVSDKIIITADGILKNEEDLKPENIYPLYKFMRSNSSTCMNQKPIVRAGDVVKAGDVIADGFGTDNGELALGQNILVAFMPWCGYNFEDAIIISERMVQDDVFTSIHIAEASIQARDTKLGPEEITRDTPNVGEEALRNLGPEGVIRLGSEVGPGDILVGKITPKSETELAPEERLLRAIFGDKAADVKDSSLYVASSTNGIVMDIRVDRKIDPTKAAVTKSDLKRKRKEIDAEYKVQYNEFLEDLAEKLGAILLGSKLSNDIVSKDGKETIIVPANRKITKVLLRKLSAQHDNYTMVDSPAKSQIDEVMDNFKPRLNDIRLRNTEKIDQLDDEDGQERGVIKSVKVYIASKRKISVGDKMAGRHGNKGIVSNIVPKSDLPFMKDGTVIDIILNPLGVPSRMNVGQILETHLGMAANRMGIKITTPVFDGCPESKINDMLEEVGYDRDGKARLYDGRTGDSFDQRITVGMIYMLKLDHLVVNKIHARAVGPYSLVTQQPLGGKAQHGGQRFGEMEVWALEAYGAAYTLQEMLTVKSDDVEGRTRIYESIVRGDNTLVAGLPESFNVLMKEMMSLCLDIRLRKE, from the coding sequence ATGGCAATTCGTCAAAACTTTGGAAAAATTGAAGAAGTTATCGATACTCCAGATTTGATTTCTGTTCAGCTTGAATCATTCAGAGAATTTTTACAGGAATCCACTAATCCGGATAACCGCGAACATAGAGGTCTCCAAGAGACGTTCAAAGAAATCTTCCCGATTAAGAGCTTCGATGAAAACTGTATTTTAAATTTCGTCAAATATGAAATCGGCATCCCAAATGTCGCCATGTATGACTGCCTCAAGGATGGCGAATCCTACCAAGCTGGTCTTCACGTTACTTTCGCCCTAGAAATCAAAGACGAAACAGGCAAATCCGAAGTTTTTGAAGAACGCGTATTCATGGGTGATATCCCAGTAATGACTCCGCGCGCAACATTCATCATCAATGGTGCAGAACGCGTAATCATCAGTCAGCTTCACAGAACTCCTGGTATCTGCTTCGAAGCAGGTAAATCCACTAGTAACAAAACACTTTTTTCTTTCAGAATTATTCCAGACCGTGGTTCATGGATGGAAGTCCAATATGACAACCATGACCTCATTTATATTTTCATGGATCGTCGTCGCAGACGTCGTAAATTTTTAATAAGTACTTTTTTACGCGCAGTTTATAGCGACAACAATTACGACCTACTCGATTGCGTCTATGGCGTACAAAACGTAAGTGTTGCTTCACTCGCAAAAGACGAAAGCACTTTAGCTCAAAAAATTCTTGTTGATGACATCGCTGACGAAAACGGTGCACTAATTGCTAAAACTTTAGAGCCTCTTTCATCTTCAATTCTCGACCTCGTAAAAGATGCTGGCGTGAAAAAGCTTGATATTGTTGATACTACCGAACTCGGTACAACTTTCATCACAAACTTAGAAAAAGATCCTACGACTAATCGCGAAGATGCTCTTAAGTACATCTACAAAAAAATGCGTCCTGGTGATCCAGCAAATATTGATAACGCTCAAGGCCTATTAAACCGCCTCTTCTTTGACCAAAAATCATACGATTTAGGTAAAGTTGGTCGTTACAAGATTCAACAGCGTTTACGTAATGCTTTTGATGGTGCACAATTCCAATCAAAAGAATTACCTTTACCAAGCGATGAACGTACTTTAACACCTTCAGACATGGTCGCAGCAACTATCACTCTTATGAAAATCAAAAATACTCATGGTAGAGTTGATGATATTGATCATTTGGGTAGTCGTCGTGTTCGTACCGTTGGTGAACTCGTTCAAAACCAATTCCGTTCAGGTCTAAGTCGTACAGAGCGTTTAATTCGCGAACGTATGACTCTTTATGATAAGAACAGCACTACAATCATGCCTTCAAAGCTTATCAACCCGAAAGCATTGCAGAGCGTAGTTCGTGACTTCTTCGGTCGTTCACAGCTTTCTCAATTCATGGATCAAACAAATCCTCTTTCCGAACTCACTGCAAAACGTCGTTTATCTGCTTTAGGACCAGGTGGTCTAAGTCGTGAACGTGCTGGTTTTGAAGTACGAGATGTTCACGCTTCTCACTACGGTAGAATTTGTCCTATTGAAACTCCAGAGGGACCAAATATTGGTCTTATCTCTTCACTTGCGTGTTACGCAAAAATCAATCCATACGGATTCATCGAAACACCTTACCGCAAAGTTATTGATGGTAAAGTGACTGAAGAAATCGAATACGTAACTGGTGATATTGAAGAAGATTTTGTTATCGCTCAGGCCAACACTAAACTGAATGACGACAATACTCTTGCAGAAGACTATGTTCTCTCACGTACTGAAGGCGATTCTCTAGAAGCTGAAAAAGATAGAATTACTCACATGGACGTCAGTCCAAAACAGTTGATCTCCCCTGCTACAGGATGTATCCCCTTTATTGAGCACGATGATGCAAACCGTGCACTCATGGGATCAAACATGCAGCGCCAAGCAGTTCCACTCTTAATACCTGATTCACCACTTGTTGGTACTGGCATGGAAGCACTCATTGCCAAAGGCTCTAGAGCTGTACTTACTGCAAGAGCTGACGGTATTGTTGCAAGTTCTGTTTCTGATAAGATTATCATCACTGCAGATGGTATCCTTAAAAACGAAGAAGATCTCAAACCTGAAAACATTTACCCTCTCTATAAGTTCATGAGATCAAACTCATCAACTTGTATGAATCAAAAACCAATTGTTAGAGCTGGTGATGTTGTTAAAGCTGGCGATGTTATTGCTGATGGTTTTGGTACTGATAATGGCGAACTCGCTTTAGGTCAAAATATTCTTGTGGCATTCATGCCTTGGTGTGGTTACAACTTTGAGGATGCGATCATTATCTCTGAGCGCATGGTTCAAGATGACGTCTTTACTTCGATTCATATTGCTGAAGCAAGTATCCAAGCTCGTGACACTAAACTCGGCCCAGAAGAAATTACTCGTGACACACCTAATGTTGGTGAAGAAGCACTTCGTAATCTCGGTCCAGAAGGTGTAATCCGTTTAGGTTCTGAAGTTGGTCCTGGTGATATCCTCGTAGGTAAAATCACTCCGAAATCTGAAACTGAATTAGCTCCAGAAGAACGTCTTCTACGTGCAATTTTCGGTGACAAAGCTGCAGATGTAAAAGATTCATCTCTTTATGTTGCATCAAGCACAAATGGTATCGTAATGGATATTCGCGTTGATCGCAAAATCGATCCAACTAAAGCTGCCGTTACTAAGAGTGACCTCAAACGCAAGCGTAAAGAAATTGATGCTGAATACAAAGTTCAATACAATGAATTCCTTGAAGATTTAGCTGAAAAGCTAGGTGCGATCTTACTCGGCTCTAAACTATCCAATGATATCGTATCAAAAGATGGCAAAGAAACCATTATCGTTCCTGCTAATCGTAAGATCACTAAAGTTCTTCTTAGAAAACTTTCTGCTCAGCACGACAACTACACAATGGTTGATTCACCTGCAAAATCTCAGATTGACGAAGTTATGGATAACTTCAAACCTCGTCTCAATGACATTCGTCTCCGTAACACAGAAAAAATCGATCAACTCGATGACGAAGATGGTCAAGAGCGCGGCGTCATCAAATCAGTTAAGGTTTACATCGCTTCTAAGCGGAAAATCTCAGTTGGTGATAAAATGGCTGGTCGTCACGGTAACAAAGGTATTGTTTCTAATATTGTCCCAAAATCTGACCTCCCTTTCATGAAAGATGGTACAGTTATCGACATTATTCTTAACCCACTCGGCGTACCTTCTCGTATGAATGTTGGTCAGATCCTTGAAACTCACTTGGGTATGGCTGCAAATCGCATGGGAATCAAGATTACTACACCAGTATTCGATGGTTGCCCAGAGTCAAAAATTAATGACATGCTTGAAGAAGTTGGTTATGATCGCGATGGTAAGGCTCGTCTCTATGATGGTCGCACTGGCGACAGCTTTGATCAGCGTATTACAGTTGGTATGATTTACATGCTTAAACTGGATCACCTTGTTGTTAATAAAATTCACGCACGTGCCGTTGGACCTTACTCACTCGTTACTCAGCAGCCTCTTGGCGGTAAAGCTCAGCACGGTGGTCAGCGTTTCGGTGAGATGGAAGTATGGGCACTCGAAGCTTACGGTGCCGCGTATACACTTCAGGAAATGCTCACAGTTAAGTCTGATGATGTGGAAGGTAGAACTCGTATATATGAGTCAATCGTTCGCGGTGACAACACTTTAGTAGCCGGCTTGCCGGAATCATTTAATGTATTAATGAAAGAGATGATGAGTCTCTGTCTTGATATTCGTCTTAGAAAGGAATAG
- the rplK gene encoding 50S ribosomal protein L11: protein MAKKVKGYIRLQIPAGKANPAPPVGPALGAQGVNIMEFCKAFNAQTQSEAGMIIPVVITVFQDRSFTFITKSPPAPVLIKKYAGLASGSQKPGSGFVGKISIDQLKEIYGIKKNDMKANTEDAALRMLAGTARSMGVEVVG from the coding sequence ATGGCTAAAAAAGTAAAAGGATACATAAGACTTCAAATTCCAGCTGGCAAGGCGAACCCGGCTCCTCCAGTGGGACCTGCGCTTGGTGCTCAGGGTGTGAACATTATGGAATTCTGTAAAGCATTCAACGCTCAAACTCAGAGCGAAGCAGGAATGATTATTCCTGTTGTTATTACAGTATTTCAAGATCGTTCATTCACTTTCATCACCAAATCGCCGCCCGCACCTGTACTCATTAAAAAGTACGCTGGTTTAGCTTCCGGTTCACAAAAACCCGGCTCTGGATTTGTAGGAAAAATTTCAATTGATCAACTTAAAGAGATCTACGGAATTAAGAAAAACGATATGAAAGCTAACACAGAAGATGCCGCTCTAAGAATGCTTGCTGGTACAGCAAGAAGTATGGGCGTGGAGGTTGTAGGATGA